TCAGCATGGATGAAGTGCATACCTTCTTTCATGAGTTCGGCCACGCTCTCCACGGGTTGCTTTCCAACGTAACCTACGGCAGCTTGTCGGGAACTTCCGTGCCGCGTGATTTTGTGGAGTTGCCTTCGCAGATCATGGAAAACTGGTCGACGGAGCCTGAAATGATGAAACTGTACGCGAAACATTACCAAACGGGGGAGGTTATTCCGGAAGCACTCATTGAAAAAATGAAAAAAAGCAGTTTGTTCAATCAGGGCTTTGAAACGTCGGAATATTTGGCGGCGTCGCTTTTGGACATGAGCTATCATACCCTCAGGCCCGGCCAAACCCCTACCGACGTGCTGACGTTTGAGAAAGAAGCCATGGATAAGATCGGGCTGATCTCGCAGATTCCGCCGCGTTATCGCACCACCTATTTCCAGCATATATTTTCGGGCGGTTATTCGGCCGGGTATTACAGTTATATCTGGTCGGCGGTGTTGGATGCCGATGCGTTTGAAGTTTTTAAGCAAAAAGGGCTTTTTGACCAAAAATCAGCCCAATCTTTCCGTAAAAACGTCCTGGAAAAGGGCGGAACCGACGAACCTATGAAACTCTACCTCAATTTTCGCGGCGCCGAGCCGGACATCAAGCCCCTGCTGCGTCGCCGGGGATTGTTGAAAGAGGTGAATTAAGGGACGTCCGTGATGGGTTAGCGGTTATCCGTTTATGTGTGATCGTTATCCGTTCGGCAATTATGAAAAAGGAGATTTGAACGTAAGTTCGCATCTCCTTTTTTTATGGTTTTTTCCCATTGCGTTTCTTTCTGAGCAGTCCTGAATTTCGTTGAAGATACCCGGAATGCTTTGCTTTCCATCAGCCAATACCGCCGGTCTATCCCCCGGATTCCCGCCTTTATCCTATTTTGCTTCCTGCGTGATTCTTTCGGGCCCACCTTTGTGCTCTCAATCACACAACCATGAAAAAAATTTATTTTCTTCTCGCCATTACACTTCTTGCCACCACCTTTCTGATGCCGGCACAGGCGCAGTTTCCAATGGGTGGAGTCGCTCCTGTAAAAGCTCTGCCGGGAACGGCGGGCGACCAAACGCCGAAAGGCAGTGCTAAAATTACGGGTTTTGTGGTGGATTCGTCCGTGACCAAAGCCGTTGAGTTTGCCAACATTGCGCTCTATAATAAAGCCACCGGAAAAGCCGTAGACGGGACCGTGGCCGATGAAAAAGGGAAATTTGTGCTGAATAAGATTGCGGAAGGAGAGTATCGTCTGCTCATTTCTTTTTTGGGTTTTAAAAACAAAACCATTGAAAACATTACGCTCACCAAAGGACAGGACCTGGACCTGGGGGTGATAAAACTCAGTGCCAATGTCCAGACCCTTAATGAGGTAGTGGTGACGGGGCAGGCGGCACTCATCGAAGAAAAAGTGGACCGTTTGGTGTACAACGCCGACAAAGACATTGCCGCCAAGGGCGGAGATGCAACCGACGTACTGCGCAAAGTGCCGTTGCTGACGGTTGATCTGGACGGAAACGTATCCCTGAGAGGCAGCCAGAACATTCGGGTGTTGATCAATAACAAGCCCAGTACCATCATTGCGAGCAGCGTATCCGATGCGTTGAAACAGATCCCCGCCGACCAGATCAAAACGGTAGAAGTCATCACGAGTCCGTCGGCAAAATACGATGCGGAAGGCTCGGGCGGGATCATCAACATCATTACCAAGAAAAACAGCCTTCAGGGAATGAACCTCAACGTGGATTCGGGTGTCGGAAACCGAGGCTCTTCGCTTTCGCTCAACGGCAGTTACCGCAAAGGCAAAGCAGGGTTTACGCTGGGAGGATTTGGCCGTGCCAACTACAATACCATTACCAAAACCAGCCTCGAACAGACAAGCATTGCCAACGGCATCACCACACAGACCCGCCAAACGGGCGACGGAAACAGCAGGGGATTGTTTGGCCAATATAACCTGGGGTTTGACTACGATCTGGCCAAAAATCAGAGCATTACGGCGGGGCTGCGTTATGGGGTGCGCAACTTCATCAGTCAGCAGGACCTCGTGACCCGTTTGTATACCAACGGCGTGGCAGGGGTAGCCTCGGGGCGTGACGTAGAAGCCAAAAACCTGTCGGGAACGATCGATATCAACGTAGACTATCTCCACACCTACAAAAAACCGCAACAGGAGTGGAGCATGTCAACGCTCTACAGCCGCAACGGATTGACTAATGATTTTGACGCCAACCTCCTGAACGGTGACGGCGGGCTGAAAAGTCGCCAAAGAAACCTCAACTCCAATGTTAATCAGGAGTTTACGTTTCAAACGGATTATCAGACGCCCATTAAGAAGAATCAACTGCTGGAATTCGGAGGTAAGGGCATCTTCCGCGAAGTGACCAGCAATTACCGCTATTTGATGGCGGGACCGACGGGCGAATTTACCAAAGAGATCAATCAGCCGTCGGGCGAGCTGATCTATCATCAGAACATTGCCGCCGGGTATTCTTCCTATACATACACGACCAAAAAACGTTATACCCTCAAAGGGGGCCTGCGGTATGAGCATACGTTCATTGATGCAAGTACCCGCGAAGGCGGCCCCATCGGCATTGCCAACTACGGCGTATTGGTGCCCAGCGTGAATGCGTCCAAGACCATCAAAGGAACAACGCTGAAATTGGGCTACAACCGACGGATCCAGCGTCCGGGTTTGCAGCAGCTGAACCCCAACTTCAACGCCGCCAACCCGCAAAATATCACCATCGGTAATCCGAGCCTGCGTCCGGAGCTGACCAATAACTTTGAATTGGGCCTGAGCAAGACCATCAAAAAAGTGTTTGTCAACGCTACGTTCTTCGGTCGCGTGACCAACAACGCCATTTCGCAGGTACGGCGTCCTTCCGATACGTTGGCGGGAGCGATCATTACCACTTATGAGAACATCGGTCGTCAGCATGCCTATGGGACCAATATCTTTGCCAACATCGCCGTGACGTCCAAGATCAACGTGGGGCTGTTCTCCAATGTCTTTTACACTACGCTGAGCGGGCAGGCCATCGGTGAGAACGGGGTTTCGCAAAACCTGACCAACGACGGCTTTAACGTCAGCGGCGGATTGTTTTCGCAGGCACAGTTCAAAAACGGTTGGGGAGCGCAGGCTTTCGGCTTTTTGCAGGGCTCACAGGTGCAGTTGCAGGGGGTTCAGGGAGGATTCGGGTTTTATACCGTAGGGATCAAAAAAGACTTTAAGAATAAAAAAGGAAGCATCGGCCTGGCCGGCGAAAATTTCCTGAGCAAACGCTTTAACATCCATACCGAGTTGAAATCCCCGCAATTCAATCAGGTCAATGATGTGTATCTCTACAACCGGGGCGTGCGCCTGACGTTTACCTACAAAATCGGAAAGATGACGATGGATGCGCCCAAAAAGAAAGCCCGTTCGGTCAATAATGATGATGTGAAGACAGAAGGCGGCGGTCAGGCCGCTCCGGGAGCGGCTCCGGGTGCCGGAACACCGCGTCAGTAAAGCGACTGATGAGTTCTTGGGCTCGGGTTGTCAATGGTAAAGAATATTTTATAAATTTAGTGCCAGGCAGGCTTTGAATTGCTTTCAGTTTAATAGTAAGTGGCTGATTATGAAAATATTATTTGAATAGATTCCTTTTCTATTCTCTTTTAAGGATTAACACGTAACTAATTTTAAAATCAAAATTCTAACAAAATGAAAACAAACAAACTTTTGGTAGCAACATTGGTCGCATTGGTCTCGATCGGATCGTATGCCCAAACGGTAGACGAAATCGTGGACAAACATGTTGCGGCAATCGGCGGCATGGATAAATTAAAAGGTGTGAATAACCTCGTCATCGAACGTACACTTTCCGTGCAAAACATGGAGATCCCTTCTAAAACAACCGTGATAGTGGGGAAAGCTATGCGCAGTGAATCGTCTATCATGGGCAATTCCATGGTGCAGGTAGTAGACGGTACGACGGGCTGGATGATACGCCCGGCTATGATGGGCGGCACCGGTGACCCCGAAGATATGCCCGCCGAAATGGTGAAGCAACAGTTGGGGCAATTGGATCCTTTCGGACCGTTGGTCAATTACAAAGAAAAAGGTAATAAGGTAGAACTGGTGGGGAAAGAAAAAGTGGAAAAAGACGATGCGTATCACCTTAAAGTAACTACTAAAGACGGACAGACGATGGATGAGTACATTGATGCCAAAACCTATATGTTGACCAAGCTGAAAACAACGATACAGGGGCAGGAAGGTGAAATAACTTTTTCTGATTATAAAGACTTCGAAGGGATCAAGATCGCCAATACCATGGACATGACCAGCCAGATGGGATCCATTACCATGATTACCAATAAAGTGACCGTCAATGCCAAAGTCGATGATTCTGTCTTTAAGAAACCGACCAAGTAAAAAGTGTAGGGTGTAAAGCCTATCTTTTCCTTATCATGCCCAAAACAAAAAGCCGCTCCATTCGGAGCGGCTTTTTGCATTCAATCGGTTATTCAAGGTTCATGGCCCGTCAATAAACGGATAAACTTCCTGCTGTAAACTGCCCACTGTTACCCTCTGCGGTAAGGGCGTTCAAACTTCCGGGAATGTAAGTGAGCGGCCAACCGCTGATGCTGTACGGGCGTCAGCACCGACCATATCTCCTGTTGTTTTTCGTTTTCTAACCGCTGAATGTCGCGGCCGCTGAGGCG
Above is a window of Runella slithyformis DSM 19594 DNA encoding:
- a CDS encoding TonB-dependent receptor domain-containing protein, whose amino-acid sequence is MKKIYFLLAITLLATTFLMPAQAQFPMGGVAPVKALPGTAGDQTPKGSAKITGFVVDSSVTKAVEFANIALYNKATGKAVDGTVADEKGKFVLNKIAEGEYRLLISFLGFKNKTIENITLTKGQDLDLGVIKLSANVQTLNEVVVTGQAALIEEKVDRLVYNADKDIAAKGGDATDVLRKVPLLTVDLDGNVSLRGSQNIRVLINNKPSTIIASSVSDALKQIPADQIKTVEVITSPSAKYDAEGSGGIINIITKKNSLQGMNLNVDSGVGNRGSSLSLNGSYRKGKAGFTLGGFGRANYNTITKTSLEQTSIANGITTQTRQTGDGNSRGLFGQYNLGFDYDLAKNQSITAGLRYGVRNFISQQDLVTRLYTNGVAGVASGRDVEAKNLSGTIDINVDYLHTYKKPQQEWSMSTLYSRNGLTNDFDANLLNGDGGLKSRQRNLNSNVNQEFTFQTDYQTPIKKNQLLEFGGKGIFREVTSNYRYLMAGPTGEFTKEINQPSGELIYHQNIAAGYSSYTYTTKKRYTLKGGLRYEHTFIDASTREGGPIGIANYGVLVPSVNASKTIKGTTLKLGYNRRIQRPGLQQLNPNFNAANPQNITIGNPSLRPELTNNFELGLSKTIKKVFVNATFFGRVTNNAISQVRRPSDTLAGAIITTYENIGRQHAYGTNIFANIAVTSKINVGLFSNVFYTTLSGQAIGENGVSQNLTNDGFNVSGGLFSQAQFKNGWGAQAFGFLQGSQVQLQGVQGGFGFYTVGIKKDFKNKKGSIGLAGENFLSKRFNIHTELKSPQFNQVNDVYLYNRGVRLTFTYKIGKMTMDAPKKKARSVNNDDVKTEGGGQAAPGAAPGAGTPRQ